A single genomic interval of Lewinellaceae bacterium harbors:
- a CDS encoding RNA-binding S4 domain-containing protein → MDKVRVDKWLWSVRIFKSRTIATDACKSGKVKMDGNPVKASQTIQPGDTLEVRKNGFNFIYKVLELIEKRVGAPIAQACYEDLTPAEELNKYKEWFVGKAAAEKRERGAGRPTKRERREIEQFKKKIGD, encoded by the coding sequence TTGGATAAGGTAAGAGTAGACAAATGGTTATGGAGTGTCCGGATTTTTAAATCCAGGACCATTGCTACGGATGCTTGCAAGTCAGGCAAGGTAAAGATGGACGGCAACCCGGTTAAGGCTTCCCAGACGATACAGCCCGGGGACACGCTGGAAGTCCGCAAAAACGGCTTCAACTTTATATATAAAGTTTTGGAACTGATAGAAAAGCGGGTGGGCGCGCCCATTGCCCAGGCCTGCTATGAAGACCTGACGCCGGCAGAAGAACTGAACAAATACAAGGAATGGTTCGTCGGGAAGGCTGCTGCCGAGAAGAGAGAAAGAGGCGCCGGGCGCCCCACCAAACGGGAACGCCGGGAAATAGAACAGTTTAAAAAGAAGATCGGCGATTGA
- a CDS encoding S9 family peptidase, translated as MQNQTGPEAPRALKKPKTLRIHGDTRIDDYYWLNERENEEVIRYLEAENEYKDKMMAHLKPFQDKLYKEIVARIKPDDQSVPYRDNGYFYIASYEKGKEHPVYSRKKGSLEAPEEIMLDENELAKPHSYYQIGSRSVSPDNRLLAFGEDTVSRRIYTLRFKNLETGEMLEDTIPGTSGTAAWANDNKTVFYAVRDPVTLRTHKVFRHRLGSPVEEDVEVFHEEDPTYRALVYKSKSKKYIIAGSYATLSQEYRVLNADTPEGAFRIIQPRERELEYSIAHHHNKFYIRTNLGARNFRLMVADENLTAKENWKEVIPHREDVLLEDVDLFEEFLVLSERHNGITQLRIRQWKGPEHYIEFGEEAFMAYTSVNPDFDTDWLRIGYASLTTPNTTYDYNMKTKELKLLKREEVLGDFKPENYHSERLYATAGDGVKVPISLVYRKGFKKDGSQPLLLYGYGSYGHSMDPYFSSVRLSLLDRGFAFAIAHVRGGEEMGRYWYEDGKLLKKKNTFTDFIACAEHLLANHYTSRENLFAMGGSAGGLLMGAIVNMRPDLWRGIVAAVPFVDVVTTMLDDSIPLTTGEYDEWGNPNDKQHYDYIKSYSPYDNLEAKDYPPILATTGLHDSQVQYWEPAKWVAKLRVLKTDDNLLLLHTNMEAGHSGASGRYRRYKETAMEYAFLLDLAGRVDG; from the coding sequence ATGCAAAATCAAACTGGCCCGGAAGCCCCCCGGGCGTTAAAAAAACCCAAAACACTGCGCATACACGGCGACACCCGGATCGACGATTACTACTGGCTCAATGAAAGAGAGAACGAAGAAGTGATTCGTTACCTCGAAGCAGAAAACGAGTACAAGGATAAAATGATGGCCCACCTGAAGCCTTTTCAGGACAAGCTGTACAAGGAGATCGTCGCCCGAATTAAACCGGATGACCAATCGGTGCCTTACCGGGATAACGGCTATTTCTACATCGCCAGCTATGAAAAGGGCAAAGAACACCCCGTTTACTCCCGAAAGAAAGGCAGCCTCGAGGCGCCTGAGGAGATCATGCTGGATGAAAACGAGCTGGCCAAACCTCACAGTTATTACCAAATCGGCAGCCGGAGCGTCAGCCCGGACAACCGCTTGCTGGCCTTCGGCGAAGATACCGTTAGCCGCCGGATCTACACCTTGCGTTTCAAAAACCTGGAAACCGGCGAAATGCTGGAAGATACCATTCCCGGCACCTCCGGCACTGCCGCCTGGGCCAATGACAACAAAACTGTTTTTTACGCCGTCAGAGACCCGGTTACCCTGCGGACGCACAAGGTATTTCGCCACCGGCTGGGCTCTCCGGTGGAGGAGGACGTGGAAGTCTTCCACGAAGAGGACCCCACCTATCGGGCGCTTGTTTATAAATCCAAATCCAAAAAGTACATCATTGCCGGATCCTATGCCACCCTCAGCCAGGAGTACCGGGTGCTCAACGCCGATACGCCGGAAGGGGCTTTCCGCATTATCCAACCCAGAGAACGGGAACTGGAGTACAGCATTGCCCACCACCACAATAAGTTCTACATCCGCACCAACCTGGGCGCCCGCAACTTCCGCCTGATGGTTGCGGATGAAAACCTTACCGCCAAAGAAAACTGGAAGGAAGTCATCCCTCACCGGGAAGACGTTTTGCTGGAAGACGTGGACCTCTTTGAAGAGTTCCTCGTCTTGTCCGAACGCCACAACGGCATCACCCAACTCCGCATCCGCCAATGGAAAGGCCCCGAACATTACATCGAATTCGGGGAGGAAGCCTTCATGGCCTACACGTCCGTCAACCCCGATTTTGACACCGACTGGCTCCGCATCGGGTACGCCTCGCTTACGACGCCCAATACGACCTATGACTACAACATGAAAACCAAAGAGCTGAAGTTGCTCAAACGGGAGGAAGTGCTCGGCGACTTCAAGCCCGAAAATTACCACTCAGAACGGCTTTACGCCACTGCCGGAGACGGCGTCAAAGTCCCCATTTCCCTGGTCTACCGAAAGGGTTTTAAAAAAGATGGCAGCCAGCCCCTGCTCCTGTACGGTTACGGTTCCTACGGCCACAGCATGGATCCTTATTTCAGTTCAGTGCGCCTGAGCCTGCTCGACCGCGGATTTGCCTTCGCCATTGCCCATGTCCGAGGCGGCGAGGAAATGGGCCGGTACTGGTACGAGGACGGCAAGCTCCTGAAGAAAAAGAATACCTTCACCGACTTTATCGCTTGTGCGGAGCACCTTCTGGCCAACCATTACACCAGCAGGGAGAACCTCTTCGCCATGGGCGGCAGCGCCGGCGGCCTGCTCATGGGCGCCATCGTCAATATGCGCCCTGATTTGTGGCGTGGAATTGTGGCTGCCGTGCCCTTTGTGGACGTTGTAACCACCATGCTCGACGATAGCATCCCCCTCACTACCGGCGAGTACGACGAATGGGGCAACCCCAACGATAAACAGCACTACGATTACATCAAATCCTATTCCCCCTACGATAACCTCGAAGCGAAAGATTATCCCCCTATCCTGGCCACCACCGGCCTGCACGACTCCCAGGTGCAGTACTGGGAACCGGCCAAGTGGGTGGCCAAACTGCGGGTATTGAAAACGGACGACAACCTGCTGTTGCTGCATACCAATATGGAAGCCGGGCACAGCGGCGCCTCCGGGCGCTACCGCCGGTATAAGGAGACGGCCATGGAGTATGCTTTTTTGCTGGATTTGGCGGGGCGGGTGGACGGGTAG
- a CDS encoding T9SS type A sorting domain-containing protein: protein MKRAVWITGLLLAVALSVFSQSYQPADIPFRVNGTDLAFPLAGGLNNPQFNAVDLNNDQVLDLYIFDRTGNVQLTFINEGVPGEASYRYAPEYVQYFPSALNDWVLLRDFNQDGAVDIFTQAQGRAPFQGIIVFYGFYENGHIAFGRLAFDNEYSLINFPLLNGTETQVYVSNVDYPAIDDMDCDGDLDILTFNPAGGYIELYANQSVEKGYGLDSLIFQLTDDCWGGIFESSIEQTVGLSDSPDDCFNLIGETAPVTMRHPGSTLLSFDSDNDGDKDLVIGDITFSTLNYLVNGGTCQQAWVVDQDTNYPSENVSAVIPIFPVAFFLDLNNDGKKDLVASPNAINLSENYNAAWFYENTNTTEEPAFEFRQQDLFVEDMVDLGSGAYPAFVDYNADGLLDLVVGNTGFWLPGGQRDTRLFLYKNIGTATSPAYELADANYLNLRIFNDNYSFAPAFGDLDNDGDLDILVGEIFGQLFYAENTAGPGNPVAYGPWQYGYMGINIGQLSVPFIADLNRDGLQDLIVGERTGNINYFQNVGTAGNPMFNSNPEAAPNTPGLGNIRTSIPGSITGYSAPIVLDQQGAYVLVTGTEVGQIEFYNGIEGNLDGAFNPVTETMGDIHVGRRTRPAMADIDNDGLLEIIVGNERGGLSGFQTPLRLDSTSPASEAGLERAVKVFPNPALEWLRVEVDGKGLKQLWLFNASGQQVAQREWSGASARLDVSKLPAGLYFVKVAADGGIMGEKVLVK, encoded by the coding sequence ATGAAAAGAGCTGTATGGATCACCGGACTGCTGCTGGCAGTTGCCCTTTCTGTTTTTTCCCAATCTTATCAACCTGCTGATATTCCTTTCCGGGTAAACGGCACAGACCTCGCCTTCCCCCTTGCAGGAGGCCTCAACAACCCTCAGTTTAATGCGGTGGACCTCAATAACGATCAGGTGCTTGACCTTTACATTTTTGACCGCACCGGCAATGTGCAGCTCACCTTTATCAACGAGGGCGTGCCCGGCGAAGCCAGCTACCGCTATGCTCCCGAATATGTGCAATATTTCCCTTCGGCGCTCAACGATTGGGTGTTGCTGCGGGATTTCAACCAGGACGGCGCGGTCGACATCTTTACCCAGGCGCAGGGGCGGGCGCCGTTTCAGGGCATCATCGTTTTTTACGGTTTCTACGAAAACGGCCACATTGCCTTCGGGCGCCTCGCCTTTGACAACGAATACAGCCTGATCAACTTTCCTTTGTTGAACGGAACTGAAACCCAGGTCTATGTGAGCAATGTCGATTATCCCGCCATCGATGACATGGATTGCGACGGAGACCTGGACATCCTGACCTTCAACCCGGCGGGCGGATACATCGAACTGTACGCCAACCAATCTGTCGAAAAGGGTTACGGCCTGGACAGCCTCATTTTTCAATTGACGGATGATTGCTGGGGGGGCATCTTCGAAAGCAGCATCGAACAAACCGTCGGCCTTTCCGACTCGCCCGATGATTGTTTCAACCTCATCGGCGAAACGGCCCCGGTGACCATGCGCCACCCCGGCTCCACTCTGCTGTCCTTTGACAGCGATAATGACGGAGACAAAGACCTGGTGATCGGCGACATCACCTTCAGCACGCTCAACTACCTGGTCAACGGCGGCACCTGCCAGCAAGCCTGGGTCGTGGACCAGGACACCAACTACCCCAGCGAGAATGTCTCCGCAGTTATTCCCATTTTTCCGGTAGCTTTCTTTCTGGACCTCAACAATGACGGCAAAAAAGATCTGGTGGCATCTCCCAACGCCATCAACCTTTCGGAAAACTACAATGCGGCGTGGTTCTATGAAAACACCAATACGACAGAAGAGCCGGCCTTTGAATTCCGTCAGCAGGACCTCTTTGTGGAAGACATGGTCGACCTGGGCAGCGGAGCCTATCCGGCGTTTGTGGATTACAACGCCGACGGCCTGCTGGACCTCGTGGTGGGCAATACCGGTTTCTGGCTGCCCGGCGGCCAGCGCGACACGCGACTTTTCCTCTATAAAAATATTGGGACGGCAACCAGCCCGGCTTACGAACTGGCGGACGCCAACTACCTCAACCTCCGTATTTTTAACGACAACTACTCCTTTGCGCCCGCTTTCGGCGACCTCGACAATGACGGCGACCTGGATATCCTGGTGGGAGAAATTTTCGGCCAGCTCTTCTATGCGGAAAATACCGCCGGCCCCGGCAACCCGGTCGCCTACGGCCCCTGGCAGTATGGATACATGGGCATCAACATCGGCCAGCTCAGCGTTCCCTTCATCGCTGACCTCAACCGGGATGGCCTGCAGGACTTGATCGTTGGAGAACGCACCGGCAACATCAACTACTTCCAGAATGTGGGCACTGCCGGCAACCCCATGTTCAACTCGAATCCGGAAGCGGCGCCCAACACGCCCGGGCTGGGCAATATCCGGACTTCGATCCCGGGTTCCATTACCGGTTACAGCGCGCCGATCGTATTGGATCAACAAGGCGCTTACGTGCTGGTCACCGGCACGGAAGTCGGCCAGATAGAGTTTTACAACGGCATTGAAGGCAACCTCGATGGCGCGTTCAACCCAGTCACCGAAACCATGGGCGATATCCACGTCGGGCGCCGCACCCGCCCGGCCATGGCGGATATCGACAACGACGGCTTGCTGGAAATCATCGTAGGCAATGAGCGTGGCGGCCTGTCGGGTTTTCAGACGCCGTTGCGGCTCGACAGTACTTCGCCGGCCAGTGAAGCGGGGTTGGAACGGGCTGTGAAAGTATTTCCCAATCCTGCATTGGAGTGGTTGAGGGTTGAGGTGGATGGGAAAGGGCTTAAGCAGCTTTGGCTGTTCAACGCCTCCGGCCAGCAGGTGGCGCAGCGGGAATGGAGCGGAGCGAGCGCCCGGCTGGATGTCAGCAAACTGCCGGCGGGGCTTTATTTTGTGAAGGTTGCCGCTGATGGAGGGATAATGGGGGAAAAGGTTTTGGTGAAGTAG
- a CDS encoding T9SS type A sorting domain-containing protein → MLHPNPATEYLNVFLKDGQISRRKTPQLRILSMEGKVLETYRLDPIDEVTHMIAVRQLPAGVYVLQYYTGEGILVSEKFSKVE, encoded by the coding sequence TTGCTACACCCCAACCCAGCCACAGAATACCTGAATGTATTCCTGAAGGATGGTCAAATTTCCAGGCGAAAAACGCCACAGCTTCGTATCCTCAGCATGGAAGGCAAGGTGCTGGAAACCTATAGGCTTGATCCGATAGATGAAGTGACTCACATGATCGCTGTCCGCCAGCTACCGGCGGGGGTGTATGTTTTGCAGTATTATACAGGTGAAGGCATATTGGTCTCTGAAAAGTTCTCTAAAGTAGAATGA
- a CDS encoding MATE family efflux transporter, with amino-acid sequence MLGSAAQNVIALSDSVFLYHLSQEDFASIGFVGVFYLVVAAIGYGFSRGGQIMIARRAGEGNLHEVGRTFYSMVYFEFGLAIAMFFFMQYGCYYFFSLIVDSPVVFAKSLEYLETRSWGVFFSYTGVAVIALYTGVARTSFIIVDTVILGVVNIALDYGLIFGKWGLPAMGIAGAGLASTIAEIVAFIVFFIYILLDRPARSYHLFRLPKIDFDLIRQQYSLSIPIVAQAFVGLGSWFVFFGIVENLGEHQLAITNLVRMVYLVLSIPTWGFASGVNTLVSNFIGQQKRQAVVPIIWKTAKIAWLTTMLITIPVVLFPHKILYPLLGSADMSLITDSQPIFYVLVGILTLFSIGSVFFNGLAGTGATYYGLKIQFWCALAYLAYIYVEVNFTNGGLPWAWAAEIFYWVLMLTLTLWYLRSKEWHGLKV; translated from the coding sequence ATGTTGGGGAGCGCTGCGCAGAACGTCATTGCGCTCAGCGACAGCGTTTTTCTGTACCACCTCAGCCAGGAGGACTTTGCTTCCATCGGCTTTGTCGGCGTATTTTACCTGGTGGTTGCCGCTATTGGTTATGGTTTTTCCAGAGGCGGGCAGATCATGATCGCCCGCCGGGCAGGGGAGGGCAACCTGCACGAAGTAGGGCGCACCTTCTATTCTATGGTTTACTTTGAGTTCGGGCTGGCCATAGCGATGTTTTTTTTTATGCAGTATGGCTGTTATTACTTTTTCAGCCTGATCGTCGACTCTCCGGTCGTCTTTGCCAAAAGCCTGGAATACCTGGAAACCAGGTCCTGGGGTGTTTTCTTCAGTTATACCGGGGTAGCGGTCATTGCCCTGTATACCGGGGTGGCGCGAACGAGCTTCATTATTGTAGACACCGTGATCCTGGGGGTGGTCAATATTGCCCTCGATTACGGGTTGATCTTCGGCAAATGGGGGTTGCCGGCTATGGGTATTGCCGGGGCGGGGCTGGCCAGCACCATTGCGGAAATCGTCGCCTTTATCGTTTTCTTTATTTACATCCTTCTGGACCGCCCGGCCCGCTCTTACCACCTGTTTCGACTGCCTAAAATTGACTTTGATCTCATTCGCCAGCAATACAGCCTTTCCATCCCTATTGTAGCCCAGGCCTTTGTCGGGCTGGGCAGTTGGTTTGTCTTTTTCGGGATCGTAGAGAACCTGGGCGAACACCAGCTGGCCATCACCAACCTGGTTCGCATGGTTTATCTGGTTCTTTCTATACCAACCTGGGGCTTTGCCTCCGGCGTCAATACCCTGGTGAGCAATTTCATCGGGCAGCAGAAGCGGCAGGCGGTAGTCCCCATTATATGGAAGACCGCCAAGATCGCCTGGTTGACGACCATGCTGATTACCATTCCGGTCGTTCTTTTCCCTCATAAGATCCTCTATCCCCTGCTGGGCTCGGCGGATATGTCTTTGATAACGGATTCGCAACCCATCTTCTATGTACTGGTGGGCATCCTTACCTTGTTTTCTATCGGAAGTGTGTTTTTCAATGGGCTGGCAGGCACCGGGGCGACTTATTACGGCCTGAAGATACAGTTTTGGTGCGCCCTGGCCTATCTGGCCTACATCTACGTGGAAGTGAATTTCACCAACGGCGGCCTGCCCTGGGCCTGGGCAGCGGAGATTTTCTACTGGGTGCTTATGCTGACCCTGACCCTTTGGTATCTAAGGTCAAAAGAATGGCACGGGTTGAAAGTGTGA